One genomic window of Quercus lobata isolate SW786 chromosome 9, ValleyOak3.0 Primary Assembly, whole genome shotgun sequence includes the following:
- the LOC115958927 gene encoding cytochrome P450 CYP82D47-like — MEIASHLLAIAGAFVLVLLYNLWRLRIGSHKGKGMLAPEPSGGLPIIGHLHKLGGQNPVARTLAAMADQYGPIFTIRFGMKSAIVISNHEAVKDCFTTNDKALAARPRSSHGKYLGYNYAGFGFINYGKFWLKMRKITMLELLSSRRLETLKNVQVIEVDNLIKDLYTLCMSKEHSNQAKVVISEWIERLTLNIITKMIAGKRYFGNLNDGNDGEAKRIGKIIKEFMYVSGVPVVSDLVPFLGGLEYFLGQVKSMKRIARELDTLVGSWVEEHAMRRPETELNDKPDFIDIMLSIIEDDGMFGHTRETIIKATALNLILAGSDTTSLNLTWLLSILLNNKHALKQAQEELDLKVGRERWVDNHDIKDLIYLQAIVKETLRLYPPGPLSVPHEAMEDCHVCGYYVPKGTRVFVNVWKLHRDPRIWDDPDKFFPERFLTKHANIDASGQHFEFVPFGSGRRSCPGYTFALQVSHLTLARLLQGFEFTTPLNMPVDMTEGLGITLPKATPLEVLLNPRLAPELYQ, encoded by the exons ATGGAAATTGCTTCTCATCTCCTTGCAATTGCAGGGGCTTTTGTACTGGTTCTATTGTACAATCTATGGAGGCTGAGAATTGGTAGTCACAAAGGTAAGGGTATGTTGGCTCCGGAGCCATCAGGTGGCTTGCCAATCATAGGTCACCTTCACAAACTAGGTGGCCAAAACCCAGTTGCCCGAACCTTGGCAGCTATGGCTGATCAATATGGTCCCATATTCACGATCCGATTTGGTATGAAAAGTGCAATTGTTATTAGCAATCATGAGGCTGTCAAGGATTGTTTCACTACAAATGACAAGGCTTTGGCTGCACGTCCAAGGTCTAGCCATGGAAAGTACCTTGGCTACAACTATGCAGGATTTGGGTTTATCAACTATGGAAAATTCTGGCTCAAGATGAGAAAGATAACCATGCTAGAACTCCTCTCTAGTCGTCGGCTTGAGACACTAAAGAATGTGCAAGTTATTGAGGTCGACAATTTGATTAAAGATTTGTACACTCTTTGCATGAGCAAAGAGCACAGCAACCAAGCTAAGGTGGTGATTAGTGAGTGGATTGAGCGCTTAACCCTCAATATAATTACTAAAATGATTGCAGGGAAAAGATATTTTGGAAACTTGAATGATGGGAATGATGGAGAGGCAAAAAGAatagggaaaattattaaagaGTTCATGTATGTATCTGGGGTCCCTGTTGTTTCGGATCTAGTTCCATTTCTAGGAGGGCTTGAATATTTTCTGGGCCAAGTAAAATCCATGAAGCGAATTGCAAGGGAATTGGACACTCTAGTTGGAAGTTGGGTTGAAGAACATGCTATGAGGAGGCCGGAGACTGAACTAAACGACAAACCTGACTTCATTGATATCATGTTATCTATAATTGAGGATGATGGCATGTTTGGCCATACGCGTGAAACCATTATCAAGGCAACAGCATTG AATCTCATCTTGGCTGGGTCCGACACTACATCTCTTAACTTGACATGGCTCCTATCTATATTATTGAACAACAAGCACGCTTTGAAGCAAGCCCAAGAAGAGCTCGATCTCAAGGTTGGTAGAGAGAGATGGGTGGACAACCATGATATCAAAGACCTAATTTACCTCCAAGCCATAGTGAAGGAAACCTTGCGCTTGTACCCACCAGGCCCCTTATCAGTTCCACATGAAGCCATGGAGGATTGTCATGTATGTGGCTATTATGTTCCAAAGGGTACTCGTGTTTTTGTCAATGTGTGGAAGTTGCACCGAGATCCAAGGATTTGGGATGACCCAGATAAGTTTTTTCCAGAGAGGTTCCTCACAAAACATGCAAATATAGATGCTTCAGGGCAACATTTTGAGTTCGTACCATTTGGGTCTGGTAGACGATCTTGCCCAGGTTACACATTTGCCTTGCAAGTATCTCACTTGACACTAGCTCGATTACTTCAGGGATTTGAGTTCACGACACCATTGAATATGCCGGTAGACATGACTGAAGGCTTGGGTATTACCTTACCCAAGGCAACTCCCCTTGAAGTTCTTCTTAATCCACGTCTTGCTCCAGAACTCTATCAATGA
- the LOC115961053 gene encoding xanthotoxin 5-hydroxylase CYP82C4-like, translating to MEITSHLLAIAGAFVLVLLYNLWRLRIGSHKSKGMMAPEPSGGLPIIGHLHKLSGKNPVARTLASMADQYGPILTIRFGTKSAIVISNHEAVKDCFTTNDKALAARPRSSQGKYLGYNYAAFGFINYGKFWLKMRKITMLELLSSRRLETLKNVQVIEVDTLIKDLYTLCKSNEPNNQAKVVISECIEHLTFNIITKMIAGKRYFGNLNDGNDGEALRIRKIIKEFMHVSGVPVVSDVVPFLGGLEYFLGQVKYIKQIGRELDTLVGSWVEEHTMRRAKSEPIDKPDFIDVMLSVIEDDGMFGHTRDTIIKATTLSLILAGSEGTSLHLTWLLSILLNNKHALKQALEELDLKVGRERWVDDQDIKDLVYLQAIVKETLRLYPPAPLSAPHEAMEDCHVCGYYVPKGTRVFVNLWKLHRDPRVWDNPDKFLPERFLTKHANIDASGQHFEFVPFGSGR from the exons ATGGAAATTACTTCTCATCTCCTTGCAATTGCAGGGGCCTTTGTATTGGTACTATTGTACAATCTATGGAGGCTGAGAATTGGTAGTCACAAAAGTAAGGGTATGATGGCCCCAGAGCCATCAGGTGGCTTGCCAATCATAGGTCACTTGCACAAACTAAGTGGCAAAAACCCAGTTGCCCGAACCTTGGCATCTATGGCTGATCAATATGGTCCCATACTCACGATCCGATTTGGTACGAAAAGTGCAATTGTTATTAGCAATCATGAGGCAGTCAAGGATTGTTTCACTACAAATGACAAGGCTTTGGCTGCTCGTCCAAGGTCCAGCCAAGGAAAGTACCTTGGCTACAACTATGCAGCATTTGGGTTCATCAACTATGGAAAATTCTGGCTCAAGATGAGAAAGATAACCATGCTAGAACTCCTCTCTAGTCGTCGGCTAGAGACACTGAAGAATGTGCAAGTTATTGAGGTTGACACTTTGATTAAAGATTTGTACACTCTTTGCAAGAGCAACGAGCCCAACAACCAAGCAAAGGTGGTGATTAGTGAGTGCATTGAGCACTTAACCTTCAATATAATTACTAAAATGATTGCAGGGAAGAGATATTTTGGTAACTTGAATGATGGAAATGATGGAGAGGCACTAAGgataaggaaaattattaaagaGTTCATGCATGTATCTGGGGTCCCTGTTGTTTCGGATGTAGTTCCATTTCTAGGAGGGCTTGAATATTTTCTGGGCCAAGTAAAATACATAAAGCAAATCGGAAGGGAATTGGACACTCTAGTTGGAAGTTGGGTTGAAGAACATACTATGAGGAGGGCCAAAAGTGAACCAATCGACAAACCAGACTTCATTGATGTCATGTTATCGGTAATTGAGGATGATGGCATGTTTGGCCATACACGTGATACCATTATCAAGGCAACAACATTG AGTCTCATCTTGGCCGGCTCCGAAGGTACATCTCTTCACTTGACATGGCTTTTGTCTATATTATTGAACAACAAGCATGCATTGAAGCAAGCCCTGGAAGAGCTTGATCTCAAGGTTGGTAGAGAGAGATGGGTGGATGACCAAGATATCAAAGATCTAGTTTACCTCCAAGCGATAGTGAAGGAAACCTTGCGCTTGTACCCACCAGCACCCCTATCAGCTCCACATGAAGCCATGGAGGACTGTCATGTTTGTGGCTATTATGTTCCAAAGGGTACTCGTGTTTTTGTCAATTTGTGGAAGTTACATCGAGATCCAAGGGTTTGGGATAACCCAGATAAGTTCTTGCCAGAGAGGTTCCTCACAAAACATGCAAATATAGATGCTTCAGGGCAACATTTTGAGTTCGTACCATTTGGGTCTGGCAGATGA